In the genome of Massilia sp. PAMC28688, one region contains:
- a CDS encoding S8 family serine peptidase has product MHPFKPSAPQPSLDTPVPGDAVLRIAVTFKGPSDIGLTKLPARLSSQSITSFEPQPGEMELAIEALRRHGFRVTGIGRMTVSVRGTVNQFERVFGTRLANFPLDEKMCYSSPCVYYPPEGAPWNPDPAVAQLIDDAYIQWPHIYLSTASARPPDVDYFHLDVMNDVPAKLNVPPIHRERHHGEGIRVAMIDTGFDHSHPFFVRNGFASSVVLAPSATNRCTDPGSHGTGESANVFAIAPKVTFIGVKLGDDADPYGGASILEGFQEALKHRPHIITVSMCYDLRDPEGRGELPQLPNGLKPLEAEIQAAIAAGIVVVFSAGNGHYAFPASMPEVLSVGGACVDQEGDIEASNYASAFTSTIYSGRHVPDVCGLVGMLPHADYIMLPVPPGHEIDTGNAQHDGTTPGDGWAVFSGTSASAPQIAAVCALLLQKNPRLAPAEIKALLARTAVDVRRGAANPASDPAGIGIRAGVGIDGATGAGLVDAHAAWMQA; this is encoded by the coding sequence ATGCATCCATTTAAGCCTTCTGCGCCCCAGCCCAGCCTGGACACCCCGGTCCCCGGCGACGCCGTGCTGCGCATAGCCGTCACCTTCAAGGGTCCGTCCGATATCGGCCTGACCAAGCTGCCGGCACGTCTGAGCTCCCAGAGCATCACCAGTTTCGAGCCGCAGCCGGGGGAAATGGAGCTGGCCATCGAGGCACTGCGGCGCCATGGCTTTCGCGTCACCGGCATCGGCCGCATGACGGTATCGGTGCGCGGCACGGTCAACCAGTTCGAGCGCGTGTTCGGCACCCGCCTGGCCAACTTTCCGCTCGATGAAAAAATGTGCTATTCCAGCCCATGCGTGTATTACCCCCCCGAAGGCGCGCCGTGGAATCCCGACCCGGCGGTGGCGCAACTGATTGACGACGCCTACATCCAGTGGCCGCACATCTACCTGTCCACCGCCAGCGCCCGGCCGCCGGACGTGGACTACTTTCACCTCGACGTCATGAACGACGTCCCGGCCAAACTGAACGTGCCGCCCATCCACCGCGAACGCCATCACGGCGAAGGCATCCGCGTGGCCATGATCGACACCGGCTTTGATCACTCGCACCCGTTTTTTGTCCGCAATGGCTTTGCCTCGTCGGTGGTACTGGCGCCGTCGGCCACTAACCGCTGCACCGATCCGGGCAGCCACGGCACGGGCGAGTCGGCCAACGTGTTCGCCATCGCGCCCAAGGTCACCTTCATTGGCGTCAAGCTGGGCGATGACGCCGATCCCTACGGCGGCGCCAGCATCCTGGAAGGATTCCAGGAAGCGCTCAAGCACCGGCCCCACATCATTACCGTCAGCATGTGCTACGACTTGCGGGATCCGGAAGGGCGCGGCGAGCTGCCGCAGCTGCCCAATGGTTTGAAGCCGCTGGAAGCGGAAATCCAGGCTGCCATTGCCGCCGGCATCGTGGTGGTGTTCTCGGCCGGGAATGGCCACTACGCGTTTCCGGCCTCGATGCCGGAAGTGCTCAGCGTGGGCGGGGCCTGCGTGGACCAGGAAGGCGACATCGAAGCATCCAACTACGCCTCGGCCTTTACCAGCACCATCTATTCAGGGCGCCATGTGCCCGACGTGTGCGGCCTGGTGGGCATGCTGCCGCACGCCGACTACATCATGCTGCCGGTCCCGCCGGGCCACGAGATCGACACCGGCAATGCCCAGCATGACGGCACCACACCGGGCGACGGCTGGGCGGTCTTTAGCGGCACCTCGGCCTCGGCGCCGCAGATCGCTGCCGTGTGCGCCCTGCTGCTGCAAAAGAACCCGCGCCTGGCACCGGCCGAAATCAAGGCCCTGCTGGCGCGCACGGCAGTGGACGTACGGCGCGGCGCCGCCAACCCGGCCAGCGACCCGGCCGGCATCGGCATTCGCGCCGGCGTGGGCATCGATGGCGCCACGGGTGCAGGGCTGGTGGACGCCCACGCCGCATGGATGCAAGCCTGA
- a CDS encoding adenylyltransferase/cytidyltransferase family protein, with protein MPDFESKICPRTELKARVAALPKPVVLTNGVFDILHRGHVTYLAQARALGASLVVAANTDASVKRLGKGDDRPLNACADRMAVLAALESVSLVVDFDEDTALEVVLQAQPEIYAKGGDYDMNAIPEGQAVLAYGGQAVAIDFEHDRSTTKLLGKIRG; from the coding sequence ATGCCTGATTTTGAAAGCAAGATTTGTCCGCGCACCGAACTCAAGGCGCGCGTGGCTGCACTGCCCAAGCCGGTAGTGCTCACCAACGGCGTGTTTGACATCCTGCACCGGGGCCACGTGACCTATCTGGCGCAGGCGCGCGCGCTGGGCGCCTCGCTGGTGGTGGCGGCCAACACGGACGCCTCGGTCAAACGCCTGGGCAAGGGCGATGACCGTCCGCTCAACGCCTGCGCCGACCGCATGGCGGTGCTGGCCGCGCTGGAGTCGGTGAGCCTGGTGGTGGATTTTGATGAGGACACGGCGCTGGAAGTGGTGCTGCAAGCGCAGCCGGAAATTTACGCCAAAGGTGGCGACTACGACATGAACGCGATCCCGGAAGGGCAGGCCGTGCTGGCGTACGGGGGGCAGGCGGTGGCGATCGACTTCGAGCACGACCGCTCCACCACCAAGCTGCTGGGCAAAATTCGCGGCTGA
- a CDS encoding M23 family metallopeptidase, translated as MTVVPTQAEQAGCQPEGCHIVAPPKAGFRFLAAPLSAAAAGDSHAARPGQRVKRGQLLGKIGNSGDAWQPHVHFQLAYGSTCWRPKACPA; from the coding sequence GTGACGGTAGTGCCGACGCAGGCGGAACAAGCCGGGTGCCAGCCGGAGGGATGCCACATTGTGGCGCCCCCCAAGGCCGGTTTTCGGTTTCTGGCAGCGCCACTTTCCGCCGCGGCAGCTGGTGATTCGCACGCCGCTCGGCCCGGGCAGCGCGTGAAGCGCGGGCAGCTGCTTGGCAAGATCGGCAATTCGGGCGATGCCTGGCAGCCCCATGTCCACTTCCAGCTGGCTTACGGCTCCACCTGCTGGCGTCCGAAGGCCTGCCCTGCCTGA
- a CDS encoding PilT/PilU family type 4a pilus ATPase encodes MSTTFGPAEAQAYIHKLLTVMHHQGGSDLFISADFPPSMKHQGAMKPMSQQKLTGDVTRALALSLMNDKQTREFEQEMECNFAISLPNVCRFRVNVFVQQQCVGMVVRTIASEIPNFEKLDLPDVLKDVIMTKRGLVLVVGGTGSGKSTTLAAMIDYRNANSAGHIITVEDPVEYVHKNKGCLITHREVGVDTHSWHHALKNTLRQAPDVILIGEIRDTETMEHAIAFAETGHLCLGTLHANNSNQTMDRIINFFPEERRNQLLMDLSSNLRAIVSQRLVRTEDGKGRKAAIEILLNTATIGEMILKGNFQGIKEIMHKSRELGMCTFDQALYELYNKGHIGYDEAIRNADSANGLRLQIKLRGERKEPGVEAKNASADLSMAIEEEPEEEEPGH; translated from the coding sequence ATGTCCACGACCTTTGGCCCGGCCGAAGCCCAGGCTTATATCCACAAGCTGCTCACCGTAATGCACCACCAGGGCGGCTCCGACCTGTTCATCTCGGCCGACTTCCCACCCAGTATGAAGCACCAGGGCGCGATGAAGCCCATGAGCCAGCAAAAGCTCACCGGCGACGTCACGCGTGCCCTGGCGCTGTCGCTCATGAACGACAAGCAGACGCGCGAATTCGAGCAGGAGATGGAGTGCAATTTCGCCATCTCGCTGCCCAATGTGTGCCGCTTTCGCGTCAACGTCTTTGTGCAGCAGCAGTGCGTCGGCATGGTGGTGCGTACCATCGCGTCCGAAATTCCCAATTTTGAAAAGCTGGACCTGCCCGACGTGCTGAAAGACGTCATCATGACCAAGCGCGGGCTGGTGCTGGTGGTGGGCGGTACCGGCTCGGGCAAGTCGACCACGCTGGCGGCCATGATCGACTACCGCAATGCCAATTCGGCGGGCCACATCATTACCGTGGAAGACCCGGTGGAGTACGTCCACAAGAACAAGGGCTGCCTGATCACGCACCGCGAAGTGGGCGTGGACACGCATTCATGGCACCACGCGCTCAAGAACACGCTGCGTCAGGCGCCGGACGTGATCCTGATCGGCGAAATCCGCGATACCGAAACCATGGAGCACGCCATTGCGTTTGCCGAGACGGGCCACCTGTGCCTGGGTACCCTGCACGCCAACAATTCCAACCAGACCATGGACCGGATCATCAACTTCTTCCCGGAAGAGCGCCGCAACCAGCTGCTGATGGACCTGTCGTCCAACCTGCGCGCCATTGTCTCGCAGCGCCTGGTGCGCACCGAAGACGGCAAGGGACGCAAGGCAGCCATTGAAATCCTGCTCAATACGGCCACCATCGGCGAGATGATCCTGAAGGGGAATTTCCAGGGCATCAAGGAGATCATGCACAAGTCGCGCGAACTGGGCATGTGCACCTTCGACCAGGCGCTCTACGAGCTCTATAACAAGGGCCACATCGGCTACGATGAAGCGATCCGCAATGCAGATTCCGCCAACGGCTTGCGCCTCCAGATCAAGCTGCGGGGCGAGCGCAAGGAGCCCGGCGTGGAAGCGAAAAATGCGTCGGCCGACCTGTCGATGGCGATCGAAGAGGAGCCGGAAGAGGAAGAGCCGGGCCATTGA
- a CDS encoding hydrogen peroxide-inducible genes activator produces MTLTELKYIVAVARAKHFGHAAEACYVAQPTLSVAIKKLEDELGVVLFERGGAEISVTPLGAQIIAQAERVLEQTAAIKELAKQNKDPLAGPLRLGVIYTIGPYLLPPLVKHVIDQVPQMPLILQENFTVRLLELLRQGELDAAIMALPLPEHGMSMQTLYDEPFVVAVPRSHPWARRKSVSAQDLKSETMLLLGNGHCFRDQVLEVCPEMARFSAPGNGMQRTFEGSSLETIRHMVASGIGLTVLPRASVPDMDAKDGMLAFVPFDAPVPSRRVVLVWRKSFTRKAAIDAICAAVAACDLPGVDMIALEEAA; encoded by the coding sequence ATGACATTGACCGAACTGAAATATATCGTTGCCGTAGCGCGTGCGAAACATTTCGGGCATGCAGCGGAAGCGTGCTACGTCGCCCAACCGACACTGTCTGTCGCCATCAAAAAGCTGGAAGACGAGCTGGGCGTTGTGCTGTTTGAACGGGGCGGCGCCGAAATTTCCGTCACCCCGCTGGGCGCCCAGATCATTGCCCAGGCCGAACGCGTGCTCGAGCAGACGGCCGCCATCAAGGAACTGGCAAAGCAGAACAAGGATCCGCTGGCCGGGCCGCTGCGCCTGGGCGTGATCTACACCATCGGCCCCTACCTGCTGCCGCCGCTGGTCAAGCATGTGATTGACCAGGTGCCGCAGATGCCGCTGATCCTGCAAGAAAATTTCACGGTGCGCCTGCTGGAACTGCTGCGCCAGGGCGAGCTCGATGCCGCCATCATGGCGCTGCCACTGCCGGAGCACGGCATGTCGATGCAGACACTGTACGACGAGCCGTTCGTGGTGGCAGTGCCACGCAGCCATCCCTGGGCAAGGCGCAAGTCGGTCTCGGCCCAGGACCTCAAATCGGAAACCATGCTGTTGCTTGGCAATGGCCACTGCTTTCGCGACCAGGTGCTGGAAGTATGTCCCGAGATGGCGCGCTTTTCGGCGCCAGGCAACGGCATGCAGCGCACCTTTGAAGGCTCGTCGCTGGAAACCATCCGCCACATGGTGGCCAGCGGCATTGGCCTGACGGTGCTGCCGCGCGCCTCGGTGCCGGACATGGACGCCAAAGATGGCATGCTGGCCTTTGTACCGTTCGACGCACCGGTCCCCTCGCGCCGCGTGGTGCTGGTATGGCGCAAGAGCTTTACGCGCAAGGCAGCCATCGACGCCATCTGCGCCGCCGTGGCCGCCTGTGACCTGCCGGGCGTGGACATGATTGCGCTGGAGGAAGCAGCCTGA
- the ubiA gene encoding 4-hydroxybenzoate octaprenyltransferase, with product MNRLALYYRLIRLDKPIGILLLLWPTLMALWMASGGVPDLGILAIFTLGTVLMRSAGCAINDYADRDFDKHVKRTAERPLTSGKIRSWEALAVAGVLAVVSFLLILPLNSLTKQLSVAAVIIAGSYPYFKRFFAIPQAYLGIAFGFGIPMAFAAVQNTVPMVAWLLLLANVFWAVAYDTEYAMVDRDDDLKIGIRTSAITFGRFDVAAVMLCYGAALALILVCGWQLGLRYWFVAGIAVAAVIALYHYTLIRDRDRMRCFHAFRHNNWLGAALFAGCAVDYAFG from the coding sequence ATGAACAGGCTGGCTCTCTATTACCGGCTGATCCGGCTGGACAAGCCAATCGGCATCCTGCTCCTCTTGTGGCCCACGCTCATGGCGCTGTGGATGGCGTCCGGCGGTGTTCCCGACCTTGGCATCCTCGCCATCTTCACCCTGGGCACGGTGCTGATGCGCTCGGCCGGCTGCGCCATCAATGACTATGCCGACCGCGACTTCGACAAGCATGTCAAGCGCACCGCCGAGCGGCCCCTGACGAGCGGCAAGATCCGCAGCTGGGAAGCGCTGGCCGTCGCCGGTGTGCTGGCCGTGGTCTCGTTTTTGCTCATCTTGCCCCTGAACAGCCTGACCAAGCAGCTGTCGGTAGCTGCCGTCATCATTGCCGGCAGCTACCCCTACTTCAAGCGCTTCTTTGCCATTCCCCAGGCTTACCTCGGCATTGCCTTTGGCTTCGGCATTCCCATGGCCTTTGCCGCAGTACAGAACACTGTACCGATGGTGGCCTGGCTGCTGCTGCTGGCCAACGTATTCTGGGCCGTGGCCTACGATACCGAGTACGCCATGGTAGACCGCGACGACGACCTCAAGATCGGCATCCGTACTTCGGCCATTACCTTTGGCCGGTTTGACGTGGCAGCCGTCATGCTGTGCTATGGCGCAGCCCTGGCCCTTATCCTCGTGTGCGGCTGGCAACTGGGCCTGCGCTACTGGTTCGTCGCCGGCATCGCCGTGGCCGCAGTTATTGCCCTGTATCACTACACCCTGATCCGTGACCGCGACCGCATGCGCTGTTTTCATGCATTTCGCCACAACAATTGGTTGGGTGCGGCCCTATTTGCCGGTTGCGCGGTAGACTACGCTTTCGGATAA
- a CDS encoding YqjD family protein, which produces MIESIPTKPGTRDQLLTDLKSVIQDAEAWLTKGSQMTGDEFQAAKAKFERTLTTAKDEIIRIEEAVVEKTKYAAKATDEYVHENPWKAVTVGATIGLLAGLLISSSRR; this is translated from the coding sequence ATGATCGAATCCATCCCAACCAAGCCAGGCACCCGTGACCAGCTGCTGACCGACCTGAAATCCGTGATCCAGGATGCCGAAGCATGGCTGACCAAAGGCAGCCAGATGACCGGCGACGAGTTCCAGGCTGCCAAGGCCAAGTTCGAGCGCACCCTGACCACGGCCAAGGACGAAATCATCCGCATCGAAGAAGCGGTGGTGGAAAAGACCAAGTACGCTGCCAAGGCCACCGACGAATACGTCCATGAGAATCCATGGAAGGCCGTCACGGTCGGCGCCACCATCGGCCTGCTGGCAGGCCTGTTGATCTCGTCGTCGCGCCGCTAA
- a CDS encoding phage holin family protein has translation MSIREKAGRIGAGVLAMLQTRLSLAALEIEEESQRLLGYFVIALVALILFGLTLVMIAVTVVLAFWDTAPLLAAGGLALAFGIGCAVAAFKLKSDFANRPRLLGATMDELHKDVNFIRNVRGTHE, from the coding sequence ATGTCGATCAGGGAAAAGGCCGGGCGGATCGGCGCCGGCGTACTGGCCATGCTGCAAACGCGCCTGTCGCTGGCGGCGCTGGAAATTGAAGAGGAGTCGCAGCGGCTGCTCGGCTATTTCGTCATCGCGCTGGTAGCGCTGATCCTGTTCGGACTGACCCTGGTCATGATCGCCGTGACCGTGGTGCTGGCATTCTGGGACACCGCGCCGCTGCTGGCGGCCGGTGGCCTGGCGCTGGCCTTCGGCATCGGCTGCGCCGTGGCCGCGTTCAAGCTCAAGTCCGACTTTGCCAATCGTCCGCGCCTGCTTGGTGCCACCATGGACGAGCTGCACAAGGATGTCAATTTCATCCGCAACGTGAGGGGGACCCATGAGTGA
- a CDS encoding type VI secretion system Vgr family protein — protein sequence MHILAESMPVAFPLKGLGQHARLVTLTSVQERSLPETLMVDQFDGREAISGLFRFEIDALSVSTDLELSIFIGEELTIGLLQPDGSRRAWHGLCTHCSWLGADGGVARYRLRLEPALSLLKLRRDCYIFQDKNVQEIVTELLADYAQVRFEFDVTQELERRAIVTQYRESDYEFLVRVLASEGLSWRFEHDQLDAHEETHGDGQARHRVVIFDRHAQVPPTRGDEAIRFHAVRATECDDAIDEFRPRRQLQANAVTISSWDPCQLMAPSATQQSGLDAGDVPELALYDGSGERLASDAAIATPHSELMLQALEMANKSFEGAGSARRLAAGHGFILTQHDHYAGDESRFTVLWVRHQARNNFQAQIKGGADHAIDAGTYCNQFGCVRHSVAIVPQSITAPAPATALGPQTALVVGLPDAACTTMRDHQVKVQFAWQRGANPNAGGMAHNTGALGNAPGDDTSGTWIRVAEALAGPNWGSQFTPRVGSEVLVDFIEGDVDRPMIVAQLYTGSDLPPFSAGIDSAANHGGTLSGMHSHNHDGSGFNQWQLDDTAGQVRTRLATSTAASQLNLGYLVAQSPGSSQRGSYRGSGFELRSDAWAVVRGGDGVLLTTAARAQQGSSVVSTQMDAAEAAGLLDGAGELAERLRQSASEQKALASSATAEAHREFIAQIDPGQKGKHSAEVGGQEPFKTQPGGRDLDQSMPAEKFGAPVVLMTAAASINWATPASTMLFAGEHLQWTTQSDFQLTAQHTVSAVAAHAAGLYTHSGGIQAIAGNGAVSLQAHTDQLEILADQAVTIVSVNDCIEIQAKEKIVVQAGTSSITLEGGDITFACPGNFTVKGAQHTLDDGGEEAAQLAGLPRGAVTVVPPGVSLLENYDEQVVFKDADGQHIGAIPFRLFNEADDTQQLVNKTDALSELERITTPQAETLQYALRYATFKFAK from the coding sequence ATGCATATTCTCGCTGAATCCATGCCCGTTGCCTTTCCACTAAAGGGCCTTGGCCAGCATGCACGGCTGGTGACTTTGACCAGCGTTCAGGAACGATCACTGCCCGAAACACTTATGGTCGATCAATTTGACGGCCGCGAGGCAATAAGCGGATTATTCCGGTTTGAAATCGATGCTTTGAGTGTATCGACAGACCTGGAGCTCTCAATCTTCATCGGTGAAGAACTGACCATTGGACTCCTCCAGCCCGACGGCAGCCGTCGCGCTTGGCACGGACTGTGCACACATTGTTCCTGGCTTGGCGCTGATGGCGGCGTCGCCCGCTATCGCCTTCGCCTCGAGCCTGCCCTGTCGTTGTTGAAGCTTCGGCGTGATTGCTACATTTTCCAGGACAAGAACGTCCAGGAAATCGTCACCGAATTGCTGGCGGATTATGCGCAAGTACGATTCGAGTTCGACGTCACGCAAGAGCTCGAACGGCGCGCCATCGTAACGCAATATCGCGAGAGCGATTACGAGTTCCTGGTGCGGGTGCTGGCCAGCGAAGGGCTGAGCTGGCGTTTCGAGCACGACCAGCTTGATGCCCATGAGGAAACGCACGGCGATGGCCAGGCCCGGCACCGGGTCGTCATTTTTGACCGTCATGCCCAGGTGCCGCCCACGCGCGGCGATGAAGCCATCCGGTTCCACGCTGTGCGCGCTACCGAATGCGATGACGCAATCGACGAGTTCCGTCCGCGGCGCCAGCTCCAGGCCAATGCAGTCACCATCAGTAGCTGGGACCCGTGCCAGCTGATGGCACCCTCAGCCACCCAACAGTCCGGCCTGGATGCCGGCGACGTGCCTGAACTGGCGCTCTACGACGGCAGCGGTGAACGCCTTGCCAGCGACGCGGCAATAGCGACGCCGCACAGTGAGCTGATGCTGCAGGCACTGGAGATGGCAAACAAGTCTTTTGAAGGCGCAGGCTCGGCGCGCAGGCTGGCGGCTGGCCATGGGTTCATCCTGACCCAGCACGACCACTATGCGGGCGATGAATCGCGCTTTACCGTGTTGTGGGTGCGCCATCAGGCGCGCAACAATTTTCAGGCGCAGATCAAGGGCGGCGCCGACCACGCCATCGACGCCGGCACGTATTGCAACCAGTTTGGCTGCGTGCGTCATAGCGTGGCCATTGTTCCGCAGTCAATAACGGCACCGGCGCCTGCCACCGCGCTGGGGCCGCAAACCGCCCTGGTGGTAGGCTTGCCAGATGCCGCATGTACCACCATGCGCGATCATCAGGTAAAGGTCCAGTTTGCATGGCAACGGGGGGCCAACCCGAATGCGGGCGGCATGGCGCATAACACTGGTGCGCTCGGCAACGCGCCGGGCGACGACACATCCGGCACGTGGATACGGGTGGCCGAAGCGCTGGCCGGGCCCAACTGGGGTTCGCAATTTACGCCGCGCGTGGGCAGCGAAGTGCTGGTCGACTTCATCGAAGGCGACGTGGACCGTCCCATGATTGTGGCCCAGCTTTACACCGGGTCGGACCTGCCGCCTTTTTCTGCCGGTATCGATTCGGCAGCCAATCATGGCGGGACGCTATCGGGAATGCACAGCCACAACCATGACGGCAGCGGGTTTAACCAGTGGCAGCTCGATGACACAGCCGGCCAGGTGCGCACTCGCCTTGCCACCAGCACGGCTGCAAGCCAGCTCAACCTGGGCTACCTGGTCGCACAGTCACCAGGCAGTAGCCAACGCGGCAGCTATCGTGGCAGCGGCTTCGAACTGCGTTCCGATGCCTGGGCTGTAGTGCGGGGCGGTGATGGTGTTCTGCTCACCACTGCCGCCCGCGCACAACAAGGAAGCAGCGTCGTATCAACGCAAATGGATGCGGCCGAAGCGGCCGGCCTGCTTGACGGCGCCGGCGAGCTAGCCGAGCGCCTGCGACAGTCCGCCAGCGAGCAAAAGGCCCTGGCAAGCAGTGCTACGGCCGAGGCACACCGCGAGTTTATTGCACAGATCGACCCCGGGCAAAAGGGCAAGCACAGCGCAGAAGTGGGTGGACAGGAGCCGTTCAAGACGCAGCCGGGCGGGCGCGATCTTGATCAGTCCATGCCCGCGGAAAAATTTGGCGCGCCGGTCGTTTTGATGACGGCTGCGGCGTCAATCAACTGGGCCACGCCCGCGTCGACCATGCTGTTTGCCGGCGAGCATCTGCAATGGACCACGCAATCGGACTTTCAACTAACGGCGCAGCACACGGTGTCGGCCGTCGCCGCCCATGCAGCCGGGCTGTACACCCACAGCGGCGGCATTCAGGCCATCGCGGGCAATGGCGCGGTGTCACTGCAGGCTCATACGGATCAACTGGAGATTCTGGCCGATCAGGCAGTGACCATCGTGTCGGTGAATGACTGCATTGAGATCCAGGCAAAGGAAAAAATCGTGGTGCAGGCTGGCACATCATCGATCACGCTGGAAGGTGGCGATATCACGTTCGCGTGTCCCGGTAACTTTACCGTCAAAGGTGCTCAGCACACGCTCGATGACGGCGGGGAGGAAGCTGCACAACTTGCTGGCTTGCCACGCGGCGCCGTGACGGTCGTCCCACCGGGCGTGTCGCTGCTGGAAAACTACGATGAGCAAGTCGTCTTCAAGGATGCCGATGGCCAGCATATTGGCGCCATACCGTTCCGTCTTTTCAACGAGGCGGACGACACACAGCAGCTCGTCAACAAAACCGATGCGCTGAGCGAGCTGGAGCGGATTACCACGCCGCAGGCGGAAACACTTCAATACGCGCTGCGCTATGCGACGTTCAAGTTTGCGAAATAA
- a CDS encoding DUF2515 family protein — translation MTTNIKGVTLEVLGKCMTNTTPGSQHEATVEYRHLWSFAQQAALIAVSKKDQADGCYHLITDPEHRARRIAAHYADLYFKSAAKSRGKLHFHWCALAAFVVKDIVEAFRYSREEVLQREWKWSDKASVLRNSSMADLGSLLMTDDSPYDHVLRTYGALAKGNLWLFMDIYPWLWYFLEYGINEDGTLNKKRIEAGPAKRDWSTYQSASKQAVEELPFGPNWITRLSGRLKGDIVFKKAQTFFDVGPAPSYDGGRGAYATAAMMANRHCRTQVKSYDAGYRMPPSQYWAKFPEAFHVMEAEHKELTAIVKDNEAMKALLKVRQQKSMPEIVTAYKHLSDQFAMKSDTEKIKMQAAELNIIARHEQINVLQPLIYSDVRLKETMDMNHWSSRATSGWLSPQFKVVYAFDPSIKDKKYQTIFDPATGFTDGVIGRRKSLTNEEDRMGFVGEIADHFDFLMKFERSYMETELRKIRLWMKE, via the coding sequence GTGACGACAAATATCAAGGGTGTAACGCTGGAAGTACTGGGCAAGTGCATGACCAATACCACGCCCGGCTCACAGCACGAAGCCACGGTCGAATATCGGCATTTATGGTCATTCGCGCAGCAGGCGGCACTGATCGCCGTAAGTAAAAAAGATCAGGCCGATGGCTGCTACCACCTGATCACGGATCCCGAGCATCGGGCACGGCGCATCGCGGCGCATTACGCCGATCTATACTTCAAGAGTGCTGCCAAGTCCCGGGGAAAGCTGCATTTTCACTGGTGCGCGCTGGCGGCGTTCGTGGTCAAGGATATCGTTGAGGCGTTCCGCTATTCGCGGGAAGAAGTGCTGCAACGCGAATGGAAATGGAGCGACAAGGCGAGCGTGCTGCGCAATTCGTCGATGGCCGATCTCGGCAGCCTGCTGATGACGGATGACTCGCCCTACGACCATGTTCTGCGCACCTACGGGGCGCTCGCCAAGGGAAATCTCTGGCTGTTCATGGATATTTATCCGTGGCTGTGGTATTTCCTGGAGTACGGGATCAATGAAGACGGCACCCTGAACAAGAAGCGGATCGAGGCGGGACCGGCCAAGCGGGATTGGTCCACTTATCAATCGGCGTCCAAACAGGCAGTGGAAGAACTGCCTTTCGGTCCCAACTGGATTACCAGGTTGTCGGGCCGGCTCAAAGGTGACATCGTCTTCAAAAAAGCGCAGACATTTTTTGACGTCGGTCCTGCGCCCTCGTATGACGGTGGCCGGGGGGCGTACGCGACCGCCGCGATGATGGCTAATCGGCACTGCCGCACGCAGGTAAAATCGTATGACGCAGGGTACAGAATGCCGCCTAGCCAATACTGGGCCAAGTTCCCGGAGGCGTTTCATGTGATGGAGGCAGAACACAAGGAACTGACTGCCATCGTAAAAGATAATGAGGCAATGAAAGCCTTGCTGAAAGTCAGACAACAGAAGTCGATGCCGGAGATTGTCACGGCTTACAAGCATCTGTCCGATCAGTTCGCCATGAAGTCCGATACAGAAAAAATAAAAATGCAGGCGGCCGAGTTAAATATAATTGCGCGTCATGAGCAAATTAACGTATTACAGCCGCTAATCTACAGCGACGTCCGCTTGAAGGAGACTATGGACATGAATCATTGGTCCAGTCGTGCTACATCAGGCTGGCTATCGCCGCAATTCAAAGTGGTCTATGCATTTGACCCTTCTATAAAAGACAAAAAGTATCAAACCATTTTCGACCCAGCTACAGGATTTACCGATGGCGTCATTGGCAGGCGGAAAAGCCTGACCAATGAAGAAGACCGAATGGGCTTTGTCGGGGAGATTGCCGACCACTTTGATTTTCTGATGAAATTTGAACGTTCATACATGGAAACAGAACTACGGAAGATTCGATTATGGATGAAAGAATGA